CGACCGCGCCAAGAGACTTGGCTCCACGCCACTGCCGCCGGCGATAATAAGATGAGAGGAGCCGCCGCCACTGCTCACCAGTCAGACTGAGATTGGGAACAGATGCTAATGACCCAAAGCCCCAACGGTGGGGTGCCAGTGGCAACAACGAGGGTGGTGGCTCTGTGGCAGCAGGGGCGGGGGCGCCCATGGTGGCGGGccgggggggtggggggcaCGGCGACGTGAGGGGAGGCACAGCCGATGGAGCTGGATCCGACCTGGCTCATGCTGGGACACTGCGGGAAGGGAGGgaaccgccgccaccaccggaAGGAGGACGGGGCGGCAGGGTTGGGGGAGAAAGAGTACCGCTGGTAGTGGGCATGAGGGGGCAACGTGGGGCCTGCCATGACAAAAGAATGCCCGGAACATCTCAAAATTGAGGGAGGGAAGTTTTCAGTTCTGCTGCGCCAGGCAAATTTTGGCATCGGCTGCCAAGCGTGGAGACGGGTGGTGTCAATTATTTTTTTTGGAAAAGCTCTGCCGATGCATCTAAGAAGGGAAGCAAGCGAGTTCGAGGATTATAAATGTAATATTACATAGCAAATTGAGACTCCTCTAAACATTAAACAAATTATAACACCGCAGGCTACCCTTCTCAGATTAATTTCATCTTTGACCAACAGCACCACCTGATGCGGCTGCAAGCTTTTTGCTGAAAGActcttctatttctttcctTCCAAATGTTCCAGGCGGTGTAGGAAAGAATTGCAGCCACTGATTGAGGTGCATCGGGCTTCTTTTCCACCACTCTTCTACGCCTTCTTCCTGATTTGCCGGCGCTTGTATTAACGCCTAAGGTCCAGGTACTGATAAGATGCCAGACATGTCGAGCAAAAGGACAGTGCAAGCACAGATGTGCTGCAGTCTCGAAGGCCTGATCCACAAAGCACAAGGCCGATTCGTGGCCACAAGCTTGTCCGCTGTCAGAATTTTGTTTCGCACTAATAGCCAAGCAAAGAATATATGCTTTCTCTCAGCATGAGCATGCCAAATGGCGTCAGCATCAAAAGAGCAGTAGGTTCCTTTCATCTGAGCAAGATAAGCTGACTTGGTAGTATAAGCTCCATTAGCCGTCCATCTCCAAACAATTTGATCCGGTGCATCAGTAAGCTGAATCTGTTGCACAGCATCCCAAAGCACCACATACTGCGCCATCAGCTCTACTGTATCCATCCTCCAAAGCCCCCTCGTCCAATGTTGGTCTGTGGTATCCTCCTTCACCGTTCTATTTTCCCTCCAAGCCAACTTGAACAGCCCTAGTGCAATATCTCTCGGGGCCCTTCCATTTAGCCAACTGCAGTTCTGGAAAGTTGCTTTGTTGCCATCCCCCAAATGCACAATTGTGCTCACTCTGAAGAGTTGTTTATCGACCTCATCACATGGCGGTGCAAAACCCACCCAAAGCCTGTCAGGCTCAGTCCAAGCGTGCCACAGCCAGCGAAATCTCAATGCTCTTCCAAAAAAATTCAGGTCCAACACCCCCAATCCCCCGAGTCCTTAGGCAAGATAATCTTTTTCCATTTTACTAAGCAGTGCCCCCCATTAGCCTCTTCAGATCCTTTCCAAAGGAAACCTCTTCTTAGTCGATCTATTTTTTCGGCGCCCACTTCTTCAAGGCAAAAACAGTTAGAAAGTAAATAGGCACTGCAGTAAGCGCTTTAACCAAAGTCAGTCTGCCAGCCTTATTCAATAATTTCCCTTTCCAAGCTGGAAGCCGGCCAGCAATCTTATTGATCAAAGGTTGAACTTCTATTCTTCTTAGACATCTAGTGCTCAAAGGTACGCCAAGGTACTTGCAAGGAAAAGATTTTATTTGGCATGGGAAATTTTGCATTACCTCCTCCAAGTCAATGCTCTCACATTTGATGGGATACACTGCACTTTTACCCAGGTTGACTCTTAAACCAGATGCTGTGCCGAAAGCTTGAAAAATTTCCTTGATGACGTCAGTCTCCTCCTTAACTGGATCTACAAAGACTGCAACGTCATCAGCATAGAGGCTGCTTcttatttttgccaaacttgtATGAATTGGTGACAGGTTTGAAACAGCCTCCTCCAAGGCCAGCAGGTGCTGAAGAGGTCCCAAGATCAGAATGAAAAGCATTGGGGATAAAGGTCCCCTGACTAAGCCCCACCGAGTGCCTGAATTTTCTACTCTGTACACCATTGATGAGGTGTCGATTTTTGTTTGACCACTACGGGGCCATCCGAGTAAAAAATACCCATGCAAGATGGAACCGAGCGGGAGTACCAGGACAAGATGTGCGGTTGGGATAAGCTCCGCGGCCGCTTATAGAAGTGGCAATGCATACCTGGTGGTGGTTGATTTAACAGCATCGGAGGTAAGACAACGTCGCAACAAGCCATCTGTGGGACCACATTATTATGGTATAAGTGGCTAAATTAATATGCATCAGTGTTATATTGAAGATATAGAAAAAAGACATCTCCACATCATCAGTGTGATATTCAAGAACCACAAACACAAGGGGATGAGGAACCAGGCTagcacatatacatatatagggCTGTTTGGTTCCGCTTATTTTAAGCCCTATCAATACCAATTGTAAAGATTAAATATAGAtgaattataaaactaactgcataaTTTTATGGtttattcacgagacgaatctattaagcctaattaatccataattagcacatgtttacttaTATCATCACATGGGCTAATCACGAACTAATTaagtttaatagattcgtctcgcgaataagTCTAGGGATTATggaatttattttatcattaatCTATGTTTAgtacttctaattagcatcaAATATCCGATGTGACGGGATTTAAAATAAGTAGCTAGGAAAACCAAACACCCCTACAgttgtcctttttctttcttaTTGGAAAACTTTCAGAAGCAATAATGTTTTATTAAATACTAGTATATATATTTTAAGCAAATTTTGGTGACAGCACGGGCGTTGCAAAAAGAGAAAGATAATTTCCATACCCATTGCTCTTGTTCAGGGATGTTTGGTTCCACaggactaaactttagccctATCACATTAAAGAGATCTTATCATTTAgagtttaattataaaactaattgtagaatccctaggctaattcgcgagacgaatctaatgaagtatattaattcataattagcggatgattactgtagcatcactgttgcaagttatggattaattagacttattAAATTTATCTTATGAATTAACACCTATCTAtaaaaaaattttataaatagattttatttaacacTTTTAAATAGCAAGATTTCTTTTTATACGATAGGACTAGTGATTCGGAAAGAGACCTTAGCGCTGCAGATGCAGGCAGATACTACATCGTGAGAGCAGTGAGGTACGAAATTAAATAAAAGCAACGACACGTGCAAAAAAGACGAGCACGGTTAACAGCGAGGCTTGAGTTGGAATAGAAAAGGCGATAGCAAGTTTGCAGGAAGGCTATTCGAGCTAGCGGAACAAACAAGAGCAACAATAATGCACGCTATCGGCTCAAGAGTATATATAAGACCACTGCTAATAAACATTTTGAAAAAGCGAGGATCCTTATAGGAATGGAAGAAGGGGCGGGAAGGAACACCACGCAAGGTGAGCGAACGAATCATCTATATTTCTAgcgtttctctctctctctctttatATATAaccaatacatatatatatatatatatatatatatatatatatatatataataggaAGTACTCCATCACCTATCTATAGTACAATTCCTCTCATTCGGCACTAAAACACCGTACAATTGCATTATCTTTATATATAATTTTCGCACCAAAACATAGCCTGAGATAGTGGTCACGTCACGAGCAAATACTGACCATCGGATCGGCCAGCCGGACGGTTCAGGAAGAACTTGTCCCGATCATTTTGCAAAAGAACCCTCCGACTTTAAAGATCCAGCCCCCTCTCTCGAGCATTTTTTCGAAAAAGCCTATAACTTTTCTCATAATCAACCGCAGTCCAACCTTTCCGATTTATGAAAATTTGCAAACAAAACCTTAAGTTCTTGTAAAATCAACCCGCCATTCTAGCCCTCTCtcagatttttttaaaaaaattctcaaattttaattaaatcAAACCACAGGCCGTTCCATGCATTACTTCTACATGAGTAACATTATACGTACAATTTGAACAACAAAACACGTTGAAATTAAAAATTGTTAGATATAGAATTTGATTAAAAATTCAAAACTACAACTTTATTATAGAGcaaattttaaaatttaaaaCGCTTTCGCAATTTATTTGCACAAATGCTTGCATGCGATCCGTCGTACTACAATATGGACACCAAAACATCttaaaattaaaaaatattcGATACAAAAGTTGCTCAGAATTTCAAAAACTACAACTTTATTATATAGTACAATTTCTAATTCAAAACGCTTGTTTATGTAGGATCCATTCTACCTATGATTCAGACACCGAAATGTCTTTACGTCAAAAGATTTGAATAAAAAATtgtttaaaatttcaaacctaaatCTTTGCTAGGCAACAAACTTTTAAAATAAATGATAATAAAAACATACTATAACCGAAAACACTAATTCCATTTCCATACAAAAATAATATCTACCTAAATAGTGCGTCACGACAATAACGGGCTGAAAACCATACTACCTGTATATACAATAATTATTACTACTCTATATATGAATTAAAGTTCATATCAACTATAATCCGACGATACGAAATACGGGTAATTTTTAGGTTACGGGTGAGAATTGAACCTCAGCGACAGCGAGTAGTATGTTTGATCCTGGGTGGGGAACAGCTGCGGAGACGACAATGTCGAGAGAGCCGGAGCTGGTGAAGAACCATTCAAACAGGATGAGCCTTGCAGACAAGAGTTTTTTGCCAGAGGTTGCAGAGACTTTTTAGTAATCATCATCATCAGATCGATTTGGCCCTTCCTCAGTTCTTTATTTCTTCCCTTCCATTTCTTCGCCAAATACCTTTTTTGACGCGTCAAATTCGAAAATATCTCATGCTTGCTCGACATAGAATTTGATCACAAATGTTTGTTTTAAAATAAGATCACATGAATCGTAGGATGCCTCCACACAGTTAAGATTCAAGTGTCAAATGTAAACAAAAGGTTGTCCTAAAATCAGTATTTGGAAACATTCGTAGTTATATGAATTTACTCCATTTTGAATATTGAAAACGGCATTATTCATaataaggaaaagaaaagaaacgaaaagaaAAGCAAAGGGAAATGCTCCGGGTCCGGACCCGAGGTCGAGCACCTTGGCGGGCGAATGTCTCTTGCTGTCTCGGTGCCGCCCGAGAGGGGGGGTGGTGGGGGAAGCCAGAGGCCGCGGGAGCCACTCGCTCCCAACACGAATCCTTCCTAATCCACGCGCCCTCGCCATGCCTGGAGCCGTCGCGCCCACGCTCGCTGCGGCGAGCAGCTCcaccgccgcggcctcctcgcTGGCTCCGAACCCGACAGCGCGAGGAGACCCGCTAGCTAGCAGGCCGTGCCGCATTGCTGCTCCCGCTCCACTTGTCCCACTTGCGGCCACCGGTCGACACGTTCACGGCTGCCGCGGCGCCCCCGCGCCCCTAGCAGTCGCCAGTCCCCACCAGGCGCGGAACCTTCGCCTCCGAttcgcggcggctgcggcggaggGGATGGCTGCGGAGGCCAGCACGGCGGACGCGGCGTCGGCGGCTCAGGCGAAGCCCTTTGCCGTCCTCTTCGTGTGCCTCGGTCAGTCCCCTCAACCCTAGTCTCCGTTGGCATCCGTCTCCGAGGTCGTGCCCGTGCGTGCTTCTAAAGTATGAACTAGTTCGAGTACCGATTCCCGATTGTCCTCGCGTGCGTGCGGATTGAACTTACCCGTTGCTGCTTCGTCTAATAGCCTTCGAATATCGCTTCGAGTCTGATCGCGATTGGCTCACATGGTGATGAGAGATGCTCATGCTCGCCTGTCAGCTTGTGTTACCGTCTTAGATCCCAATGAAGAAATTCTCACAAATTATCTGCTGCAAGATTAGGAAATATGGCGAGTTGGAAGTGCAATTTGCCCACCCTTTGTTTCGATTCCCTGCTTCATGATTGAGAATTCCGATGACTTTACCTGTGCATCGTGAGGCTTGGCAGTTATGTGTAGTGATTGTTCAACTATGTAGCCACTGCCTGTATCAGTGCACGGGCTGTATGAATTCAGATGCTCTGATACTTATGTATGATCGTGCATTGCTTTTTGCAAATGCTTGGGGTTTTGTTCAATAGTGGATAATCCCATCACGCTGCTTTATCTTGGCTGATTGCGTGTTACACTGCGGAGGTGTCTGAGATATTGGTACATATGTATTTGTCCTTTCTTCAGAGCTTGATGTAAACTATTTGTACAGGGAACATTTGCCGGAGTCCTGCAGCTGAGGCTGTTTTCCGGAATCTCGTAAGCAAGCGTGGGCTTGACTCCAAGTTTCAAATAGACTCTGCTGGTACCATAGGATACCATGAGGTGATACCCTGCATTTATTTACCTTGCTTATTTATACATTCACTCAGTTTGGTAGTGGCATCACTGATAAGGTATTCTGTGGATTCAGGGTAACAAGGCAGACTCAAGGATGAGATCAGCTTCAAAGAAGCGGGGGATTGAGGTGACCTCAATATCCAGACCTATCAAACCCTCAGATTTCCGCGACTTCGATCTTATCCTTGCAATGGACAGGCAGAACTATGGTTCTCTCTCAGGCCCTGTTATTTGTGTTTCAGTACCTCTGGATTTTTGTTGATGTATGCTGCTTGATGCAATTTTGTTTTGAACACTATGCAGAAGATATATTGAACGCATTTGAGAGATGGAGACACAAGGAGCCCCTCCCTGACGGTGCACCCAACAAGGTTAGTGCACTTATTTAAGCTCAACATCTCTCAATCTTGACAAACTAGTATTCATTTCATATACATTTGTTTGGTAATTTTGATTTTGAAGACATACTCGTTCCTTCATGGTAGAAACAAAAGTGAGCCAT
The Panicum hallii strain FIL2 chromosome 6, PHallii_v3.1, whole genome shotgun sequence genome window above contains:
- the LOC112897981 gene encoding uncharacterized protein LOC112897981, which encodes MPGAVAPTLAAASSSTAAASSLAPNPTARGDPLASRPCRIAAPAPLVPLAATGRHVHGCRGAPAPLAVASPHQARNLRLRFAAAAAEGMAAEASTADAASAAQAKPFAVLFVCLGNICRSPAAEAVFRNLVSKRGLDSKFQIDSAGTIGYHEGNKADSRMRSASKKRGIEVTSISRPIKPSDFRDFDLILAMDRQNYEDILNAFERWRHKEPLPDGAPNKVKLMCSYCKRHTESEVPDPYYGGPQGFEKVLDLLEDACESLLDSIVADNASISA